A genomic window from Capsicum annuum cultivar UCD-10X-F1 unplaced genomic scaffold, UCD10Xv1.1 ctg5284, whole genome shotgun sequence includes:
- the LOC107873609 gene encoding deoxyribonuclease TATDN1 yields the protein MSRDVTTSFGCDYILQQVAAGQIASAGMVAVSYVQRISEKVTGGSLEESKEALAIAETGATLFCTVGVHPTRCKEFEGSGDPEKHLQDLLTLTKEGKEKGKVVAIGECGLDYDRLHFYPSDIQKKYFEKQFELAYTTKLPMFLHMRAAAQDFCDILQRIEDQ from the exons GTTGCTGCAGGGCAAATTGCTAGTGCTGGAATGGTTGCAGTGAGTTATGTTCAGAGAATTTCTGAAAAG GTGACTGGTGGCTCTCTTGAAGAATCAAAGGAAGCTCTTGCCATTGCTGAAACAGGTG CAACACTTTTCTGTACTGTGGGTGTGCACCCAACAAGATGCAAA GAATTTGAAGGCAGTGGGGATCCGGAAAAGCATTTGCAGGATCTTTTGACATTGACTAAAgagggaaaagaaaaaggaaa ggtGGTTGCAATTGGTGAATGTGGATTGGACTATGATAGACTTCACTTTTACCCATCTGATATTCAAAAGAA GTACTTTGAAAAGCAGTTTGAGTTAGCATATACAACGAAGCTGCCAATGTTTCTTCACATGAGAGCAGCTGCTCAGGATTTTTGTGACATTCTTCAACGAATTGAGGATCAGTAA